In Planctomycetaceae bacterium, a single genomic region encodes these proteins:
- a CDS encoding protein kinase: MVQENKEGVGLPAGTQIGKYTIVSRIRIGGQAILYKAHEPLLDRDVAIKQISSHLAEDPAFLERFRNEARTLARLGAEQPAIVTIHELIEDPRGLFIVMEYVSGRTLEEVLAEQGEGLPVKAALQIIWRLAAALHTVHAAGIIHRDIKPANIFIGEGLRVKLADFGVAARKSGNTSMLLGTTKYMAPELLGGGINDERVDMYSLGFVAYEMLAGRRRFDEVFADVVRDKHAESLRWMKWHGSAGVSAPPLNEVNPAVPPVLAQIVAGMMAKDPAGRYESMEVLGRAIKSKFSTRGRVEPVGSVASDMHEDEEPESPEPVEVALPSAAEPSAGPATATLPRQPLPLKTKLMVGGAIFGMVVIGAIMTAIVTMNKDSDRGQKAKAAYKVAADFYGDRKYAEALPAFQKVQRDFGERSEAAKSGYYVHMCSGYLAIEKLDFDAAAASQNAAKKLLETIQAGPGKEDDALLAWTRGRTETTDLDNLRLAAKSFHQQLAKSKALLDEGKFVEARQQMDALGEQDRRVIAENARLQDEFSRHYAAIAVGKFRQEYQEAIAKGKEIASRATDKDGWDKAKDAYQQALAMLEGKTAQDVLPAAEREEAANSLRKKIADLSSTLNIAQLRDKIDQARKENDPVGEIQFLRQAVALTNDAADVQRIRVLEASFDYERAKKSDADGKHDQAIKQLQDLVAKYPEHPDAAALLKLWVKNRQFKTARREADVLFDKRDWSAAMDKYKEALTLQRDPYLTSRITDCRFNIQYAQAEAMEKADQLEQAIEAYNKAKTIKSDRDTIIETRQKAMRRELDYRAAMREGEVALAAQDWNRALEAYDRAKRLKNSAEVNKQILKTKYDRFMAMGEEAMNKRDFKAALANYKLARNVMDTPDVKEKIAHAQAMVEASEPQPAP, from the coding sequence ATGGTTCAGGAAAACAAAGAGGGCGTCGGCCTGCCCGCCGGAACGCAGATCGGCAAGTACACCATCGTCAGCCGCATCCGCATCGGCGGCCAGGCCATCCTCTATAAAGCCCACGAACCGCTGCTGGACCGCGACGTGGCGATCAAGCAGATCTCCTCCCACCTGGCGGAAGACCCCGCCTTCCTCGAGCGGTTCCGCAACGAGGCGCGAACCCTCGCCCGCCTGGGCGCCGAACAACCGGCTATCGTCACCATTCACGAACTCATCGAGGACCCGCGCGGGCTGTTCATCGTCATGGAGTACGTCTCGGGGCGCACGCTCGAGGAAGTGCTCGCCGAGCAGGGCGAAGGCCTGCCCGTCAAGGCGGCGCTGCAGATCATCTGGCGGCTGGCCGCGGCGCTGCACACGGTCCATGCTGCGGGCATCATCCACCGCGACATCAAGCCGGCCAACATCTTCATCGGCGAGGGGCTGCGGGTGAAGCTGGCCGATTTCGGCGTCGCCGCCCGCAAGAGCGGCAACACCTCGATGCTGCTGGGCACGACGAAATACATGGCCCCGGAGCTGCTGGGCGGAGGCATCAACGACGAGCGCGTCGACATGTATTCGCTGGGCTTCGTGGCGTACGAGATGCTGGCCGGGCGGCGGCGGTTCGACGAGGTCTTCGCCGACGTTGTCCGCGACAAACACGCCGAGAGCCTGCGATGGATGAAGTGGCACGGCAGCGCGGGCGTCTCGGCCCCGCCGCTCAACGAGGTCAACCCCGCCGTGCCCCCGGTGCTGGCGCAGATCGTCGCGGGCATGATGGCCAAAGACCCCGCCGGGCGGTATGAGTCGATGGAAGTTCTCGGCCGCGCCATCAAGAGCAAGTTCTCCACCCGCGGGCGCGTCGAGCCGGTCGGCTCGGTGGCCTCGGACATGCATGAAGACGAAGAGCCCGAATCGCCCGAGCCGGTCGAGGTTGCGCTCCCGTCGGCGGCGGAACCGTCCGCCGGTCCGGCGACGGCGACCCTGCCGCGCCAGCCCCTTCCGCTCAAGACCAAGCTGATGGTCGGCGGGGCGATATTCGGGATGGTTGTCATCGGGGCGATCATGACGGCGATCGTCACCATGAACAAAGACTCCGATCGCGGGCAAAAGGCCAAAGCCGCGTACAAGGTGGCGGCGGACTTCTATGGCGACCGCAAGTACGCCGAGGCGCTTCCGGCGTTCCAGAAAGTCCAGCGCGACTTCGGCGAGCGCTCCGAGGCGGCCAAATCCGGCTACTACGTCCACATGTGCAGCGGCTACCTGGCGATCGAGAAGCTGGATTTTGACGCCGCCGCCGCCTCGCAGAACGCGGCCAAGAAGCTCCTGGAAACGATCCAGGCCGGACCGGGCAAAGAGGACGACGCCCTGCTGGCCTGGACGCGCGGGCGCACGGAGACAACCGACCTGGACAACCTGCGACTGGCGGCCAAGAGCTTTCACCAGCAACTGGCCAAATCCAAGGCCCTGCTGGACGAAGGCAAGTTCGTCGAGGCCCGCCAGCAGATGGACGCCCTGGGCGAGCAGGATCGGCGGGTGATCGCCGAGAACGCGCGCCTGCAGGACGAGTTCAGCCGGCACTATGCGGCCATCGCCGTGGGCAAGTTCCGCCAGGAATATCAGGAGGCCATCGCCAAGGGCAAGGAGATCGCCTCGCGGGCGACGGACAAGGATGGGTGGGACAAGGCCAAGGACGCCTATCAGCAGGCCCTGGCCATGCTCGAAGGCAAAACCGCCCAGGACGTCCTGCCGGCGGCGGAGCGTGAGGAGGCCGCCAACAGCCTGCGAAAAAAGATCGCCGACCTGTCCAGCACGCTCAACATCGCTCAACTGCGCGACAAGATCGACCAGGCCAGAAAAGAGAACGACCCCGTCGGCGAGATCCAGTTCCTTCGCCAGGCGGTGGCCCTGACCAACGACGCCGCCGACGTCCAGCGTATTCGCGTGCTGGAGGCCTCGTTCGATTACGAACGAGCCAAGAAGAGCGACGCCGACGGCAAACACGATCAGGCCATCAAGCAACTGCAGGACCTGGTGGCCAAGTACCCCGAGCACCCCGACGCGGCGGCCCTGCTGAAACTCTGGGTCAAGAACCGCCAGTTCAAGACCGCCCGCCGCGAGGCCGACGTGCTGTTCGACAAGCGCGACTGGTCCGCAGCCATGGACAAGTACAAGGAAGCCCTCACCCTCCAGCGCGATCCGTACCTGACCTCGCGCATCACCGATTGCCGATTCAACATCCAGTACGCCCAGGCCGAGGCGATGGAAAAGGCCGACCAGCTCGAGCAGGCCATCGAGGCCTACAACAAGGCCAAGACCATCAAGTCCGACCGCGACACGATCATCGAGACGCGACAGAAGGCCATGCGCCGCGAACTGGACTACCGCGCCGCCATGCGCGAGGGTGAGGTGGCGCTGGCGGCCCAGGACTGGAACCGGGCGCTGGAGGCCTACGACCGTGCCAAGCGTCTCAAGAACAGCGCCGAGGTCAACAAGCAGATCCTCAAGACCAAGTACGACCGTTTCATGGCCATGGGCGAAGAGGCGATGAACAAGCGAGACTTCAAAGCCGCCCTGGCCAACTACAAGCTGGCCAGGAACGTGATGGACACGCCCGACGTGAAGGAAAAAATCGCCCACGCCCAGGCGATGGTGGAAGCGTCGGAACCACAGCCGGCGCCTTGA
- a CDS encoding TadE family protein — MPQILLGLAVVLWPLAGVAVAGWLLSGLALAVAVGAVSALGLAGIVVVLRALGRGARVAGVSIAADEGGGAMLEFVMVLPIALMLVLLMIQSSLLMVGNVCVHYAAYCAARTAVVTVPLYAGADEPHNFVGLSPSAKTERIRRAAVWAVTPVSCSSPDLPPRDAELNAPLANLFDEYGAAAPTWIGEIISRKRQYADRYTSIQLDDPAAGRQTLYADNENIAVTVQHTFYLSVPYAGWLFAKMDSDNRQNLDFGAGELGLVIRARQVLTNEGVADFVTPDTFE; from the coding sequence TTGCCACAGATCCTGCTGGGGCTGGCCGTGGTGCTCTGGCCGCTGGCGGGGGTAGCCGTGGCCGGATGGCTGCTGTCGGGTCTGGCGCTGGCGGTGGCGGTGGGGGCCGTTTCCGCGTTGGGATTGGCGGGCATCGTCGTGGTGCTGCGGGCTCTGGGGCGCGGCGCGCGAGTGGCCGGCGTTTCGATCGCTGCCGACGAGGGCGGCGGGGCCATGCTCGAGTTCGTCATGGTGCTGCCCATCGCCCTGATGCTGGTGCTGCTGATGATCCAGTCGTCGCTGCTGATGGTGGGCAACGTCTGCGTACACTATGCGGCGTACTGCGCCGCGCGGACGGCCGTAGTCACCGTGCCCCTCTACGCCGGCGCCGACGAACCGCACAACTTTGTTGGGTTATCGCCCTCGGCCAAGACCGAACGCATTCGCCGCGCGGCGGTGTGGGCGGTGACGCCGGTTTCGTGTTCGAGCCCGGACCTTCCCCCGCGCGACGCCGAGCTCAACGCGCCGCTGGCGAATCTGTTTGACGAATATGGCGCCGCGGCGCCGACGTGGATCGGCGAGATCATCTCGCGCAAGCGCCAGTACGCCGACCGCTATACCTCGATCCAATTGGACGACCCCGCCGCCGGGCGGCAGACCCTCTACGCCGACAACGAAAATATCGCCGTGACGGTCCAGCACACGTTCTACCTCTCCGTGCCGTACGCGGGGTGGTTGTTCGCCAAGATGGACTCGGACAATCGCCAGAACCTCGATTTCGGCGCCGGCGAACTGGGCCTGGTGATCCGCGCCAGACAGGTGCTCACCAACGAAGGGGTGGCCGATTTCGTCACGCCGGATACGTTTGAGTAA
- a CDS encoding A24 family peptidase, protein MVHASVLWASGMLAGVGPWDRLWDSRTVLWAYAVLAVVLIIASVTDVRSGKIYNWLTYPAIAIGLIGHTLVGGFTGTPARGDDPATIGLLGAVLGLLLAGGPLLLAAMAGGIHGGDAKLMAAVGALTGMRFALAALFYGLIVAAFMALALMVVRGVTGATLKRIGQFLWVSLASRTKGPDPARADSPKVPLGLAMCIGSAAALVEIFVRQGKLSLDFIGAF, encoded by the coding sequence ATGGTGCATGCGAGCGTGCTGTGGGCGTCGGGCATGCTGGCCGGCGTTGGCCCGTGGGATCGGCTCTGGGATTCCCGGACTGTCCTGTGGGCTTACGCCGTGCTGGCGGTGGTGCTGATCATCGCCTCGGTGACCGACGTCCGCAGCGGAAAAATCTATAATTGGTTGACGTACCCGGCGATCGCCATTGGTCTCATCGGCCACACGCTGGTGGGAGGCTTCACGGGCACACCGGCCCGCGGCGACGACCCGGCCACCATCGGCCTGCTCGGGGCGGTGCTGGGTCTGCTCTTGGCCGGCGGCCCGCTGCTGCTGGCGGCGATGGCCGGGGGCATCCACGGCGGCGACGCGAAGCTGATGGCCGCCGTGGGAGCCTTGACGGGCATGCGGTTCGCCCTGGCGGCGCTGTTTTACGGGCTGATCGTGGCGGCCTTCATGGCCTTGGCGCTGATGGTGGTGCGAGGCGTGACGGGCGCGACGCTCAAGCGAATCGGCCAGTTTCTGTGGGTGTCGCTGGCCAGTCGCACCAAAGGGCCCGACCCGGCCCGGGCTGACAGTCCCAAGGTGCCCCTGGGCCTGGCGATGTGCATCGGCTCGGCCGCGGCGCTGGTGGAGATCTTCGTGCGGCAGGGCAAGTTGTCTTTGGATTTCATCGGAGCGTTTTGA
- a CDS encoding CpaF family protein — MPEQKINIFAATVEHFLAPISGFLHDDSVSEIMINRFDEVYIERGGKLTRTDVRFEDEAALLAAVNNVLQYTGKRLTAEHPLVDSRLPDGSRVHVVLAPLSRAGTCMTIRKFSKVGFNAGHLVELNTWTPQVLEYVQSCVLAEKNILVAGGTSSGKTCLLNVLSSFIPAHQRIVVIEDSAELDLQQDHLISLESRLPDRWGRGEVSIADLFRSSLRLRPDRIIIGEVRGGEALDMIQAMTSGHGGSMSTLHANMPMDALNRLETLAMMNKVELPLHALRSQIASAIDVIVQMTRFSSGHRKITAVSEVLPIGDDGRHRLRDIFAFGRDDRGRPTETLVWTGQRSAFADEPKVRTLTGTWQYCSEIFAEV, encoded by the coding sequence ATGCCCGAGCAGAAAATCAACATCTTTGCCGCGACGGTCGAGCACTTCCTGGCTCCGATCTCCGGTTTCCTGCACGACGACTCGGTCTCCGAGATCATGATCAACCGCTTCGACGAGGTCTACATCGAGCGCGGCGGCAAGCTCACGCGCACCGACGTGCGGTTCGAGGACGAAGCGGCGCTGCTGGCGGCCGTCAACAACGTGCTGCAGTACACCGGCAAGCGTCTGACGGCCGAGCATCCACTGGTAGACAGCCGCCTGCCCGACGGCAGTCGCGTACACGTGGTTTTGGCCCCGCTGTCGCGGGCGGGAACGTGCATGACGATCCGCAAGTTCTCCAAGGTGGGCTTCAACGCCGGCCACCTGGTCGAACTGAACACCTGGACCCCGCAGGTGCTCGAATATGTCCAGAGCTGCGTGCTGGCCGAGAAGAACATCCTCGTCGCCGGCGGCACCAGCAGCGGCAAGACCTGCCTGCTCAACGTGCTCAGCTCGTTCATCCCGGCGCACCAGCGCATCGTGGTGATCGAAGACTCGGCCGAACTCGACCTGCAGCAGGACCACCTGATCAGCCTGGAAAGCCGCCTTCCCGACCGGTGGGGGCGCGGCGAGGTGAGCATCGCGGACCTGTTCCGCTCGTCGCTGCGTCTGAGGCCCGACCGGATCATCATCGGCGAGGTTCGCGGCGGCGAGGCGCTGGATATGATTCAGGCGATGACCAGCGGACATGGCGGCAGCATGTCGACGCTGCACGCCAACATGCCCATGGACGCGCTCAATCGCCTGGAGACCCTGGCGATGATGAACAAGGTGGAACTGCCGCTGCACGCCCTGCGATCGCAGATCGCCTCGGCCATCGACGTCATCGTGCAGATGACGCGGTTCTCCAGCGGCCATCGCAAGATCACGGCGGTGTCCGAAGTGCTGCCCATAGGCGACGACGGTCGCCATCGCCTGCGCGACATCTTCGCCTTCGGTCGCGACGACCGCGGGCGCCCGACCGAGACGCTGGTCTGGACGGGACAGCGGTCGGCGTTCGCCGACGAACCGAAGGTCCGCACGCTGACGGGGACGTGGCAGTACTGCAGCGAGATTTTCGCGGAGGTTTGA
- a CDS encoding FAD-dependent oxidoreductase codes for MSDFTIGRIDDLQDGQMKSVQAGETELLLVRIAGQYYALQAKCTHYDGPLAKGLLKDGRVRCPWHHAQFDAAGGDLRQPPAQDCLCRFDLRVEGEALIVTLPEKIKRSRLPQLTPPDLARDGRAFVIVGGGGAGFTAAQTLRAEGFCGRIVMISRDSQRPYDRPDLSKSYMAKGEFEPYLRSLAFYEKQGIELQLDRAAAGVDVSGRRVILDGGGEVAYDKLLLAAGALPRTLDAPGATLANIFTLRTFDDCRKIVAAATQETKAVVIGASFIAMEVAASLRARGLSVTVVAPDSVPFQRTLGDEIGRVFQGLHEENGVSFRLGRTVARFEGREKVEAVVLDDGHHLAAGLVVVGVGVRPATDFLKESGLALNGDGSLTVDSTMHAGNDVYAAGDIAMFPDWRSGGPIRIEHWRLAEQLGQIAAMNMAGRSTQYGGVPFFWTTQFKLSVRYLGYARQFDEIVIDGDLPGRSFIAYYLKSGKVAAAASCKRDLDLLRLDDLLKRPEMPTLDEARQC; via the coding sequence ATGTCCGACTTCACGATAGGCCGCATCGATGACCTGCAGGATGGGCAGATGAAGTCTGTCCAGGCCGGCGAAACGGAACTGCTGCTGGTTCGCATCGCCGGGCAATACTACGCCCTGCAGGCCAAATGCACGCACTACGACGGTCCGCTGGCCAAGGGGCTGCTCAAGGATGGCCGCGTTCGCTGCCCGTGGCACCACGCGCAGTTCGATGCCGCCGGCGGAGATCTGCGCCAGCCGCCGGCGCAGGATTGCCTCTGTCGTTTCGATCTTCGCGTCGAGGGCGAGGCGCTCATCGTCACGCTGCCCGAGAAAATCAAGCGGTCGCGCTTACCCCAACTGACGCCGCCGGACCTCGCCCGCGACGGCCGCGCATTTGTCATCGTCGGCGGCGGGGGCGCGGGGTTTACCGCCGCCCAGACGCTGCGGGCAGAAGGCTTCTGCGGGCGAATCGTCATGATCAGCCGCGACAGCCAGCGCCCCTATGACCGCCCGGACCTGAGCAAGTCGTACATGGCCAAAGGCGAGTTCGAGCCCTATCTGCGCAGCCTTGCGTTTTATGAAAAGCAGGGCATCGAGCTGCAGCTCGACCGCGCCGCGGCAGGTGTCGACGTGTCCGGCCGCCGCGTGATCCTCGACGGCGGCGGCGAGGTGGCGTACGACAAGCTGCTGCTGGCCGCCGGCGCCCTCCCCCGCACGCTCGATGCGCCCGGGGCCACGCTGGCAAACATCTTCACCCTGCGCACATTCGACGATTGCAGAAAGATCGTCGCCGCCGCGACGCAGGAAACCAAAGCCGTCGTCATCGGCGCCAGCTTTATTGCCATGGAAGTCGCCGCCTCGCTACGGGCTCGCGGCCTGTCCGTCACGGTTGTCGCACCCGATTCCGTACCATTCCAACGCACCCTTGGCGACGAGATCGGGCGCGTGTTCCAAGGGCTCCATGAGGAAAACGGCGTGTCGTTCCGCCTCGGTCGCACCGTGGCGAGGTTCGAGGGCCGCGAGAAAGTGGAGGCTGTCGTTCTGGACGACGGGCATCATCTTGCGGCCGGCCTGGTGGTCGTCGGCGTGGGTGTGCGTCCGGCGACGGACTTTCTCAAAGAATCGGGTCTGGCGCTCAACGGCGACGGCAGCTTGACTGTCGACTCGACCATGCATGCCGGCAACGACGTCTACGCCGCCGGGGATATTGCGATGTTCCCCGACTGGCGCAGCGGCGGGCCCATCCGCATCGAGCACTGGCGGCTGGCCGAGCAGCTCGGGCAGATCGCCGCGATGAACATGGCCGGGCGATCGACGCAATACGGCGGGGTCCCGTTCTTCTGGACGACGCAGTTCAAGCTGTCGGTTCGCTACCTGGGCTACGCCCGCCAGTTCGACGAAATCGTCATCGACGGCGACCTGCCGGGGCGGTCATTCATCGCGTACTACCTCAAGTCGGGCAAGGTGGCCGCCGCCGCGTCGTGCAAACGCGACCTGGACCTGCTGCGCCTGGACGACCTGCTCAAGCGACCGGAAATGCCCACGCTGGACGAAGCGCGCCAATGTTAG
- a CDS encoding site-2 protease family protein has translation MFMLNRSIKLFTILGFTVRIDLSWLVILVLVVWSLGAGVFPAQFPGLAWGSYLAMALAAALGLFASIVIHELCHSLVARAYGLPMKGITLFMLGGVAEMSDEPPTPKAEGLIAAAGPAISLVLGVVFIVAAIGAAAVGWPNEVVGVLQWVGLINIILLVFNMIPGFPLDGGRILRAVLWAIKKDLRWATHVASRVGMGFGIVLVGLGILELLLGGNVIGGVWWIVIGLFVRSAAKQGYQQILVREMLHGEPLNRFMNTEPVTVPTSLNLKDLVEDKVFQYHFKMFPVVEDGQLTGCVTTQKVREVPREQWPMKTVGEIMQPCSDENSIPPNEDAMHALTRMTQAQASRLMVVDHGTLVGIITLRDLLKFLSSKMALESDEEIRKVEPPEE, from the coding sequence ATGTTTATGTTGAATCGATCCATCAAGCTGTTCACGATTTTGGGGTTTACCGTCCGGATCGACTTGAGCTGGCTGGTAATCCTGGTTCTGGTGGTCTGGTCGCTTGGGGCGGGCGTTTTTCCGGCCCAGTTTCCGGGCCTGGCGTGGGGGTCTTACCTGGCGATGGCCCTGGCGGCGGCGCTGGGGCTGTTCGCGTCTATCGTAATTCACGAACTGTGCCACTCGCTGGTCGCCCGCGCGTACGGGCTGCCGATGAAGGGCATCACGCTGTTCATGCTCGGCGGGGTGGCTGAGATGTCCGACGAACCGCCGACGCCCAAAGCCGAAGGGCTCATCGCAGCGGCCGGTCCGGCGATCAGCCTGGTGCTGGGGGTTGTGTTTATCGTCGCGGCCATCGGCGCGGCGGCAGTGGGCTGGCCCAATGAGGTCGTCGGCGTGCTGCAGTGGGTGGGGCTGATCAACATCATCCTGCTGGTTTTCAACATGATTCCGGGCTTCCCGCTCGATGGCGGGCGCATCTTGCGCGCGGTGCTGTGGGCGATCAAGAAGGACCTGCGCTGGGCCACGCACGTGGCGTCGCGCGTGGGCATGGGGTTTGGGATCGTGCTGGTGGGGCTGGGGATCCTGGAACTGCTGCTGGGCGGAAACGTCATCGGCGGCGTGTGGTGGATCGTCATCGGCCTGTTCGTGCGGTCGGCCGCCAAGCAGGGCTACCAGCAGATCCTCGTTCGCGAGATGCTTCACGGCGAGCCGCTCAACCGGTTCATGAACACCGAGCCGGTGACGGTTCCGACGTCGCTGAACCTCAAGGACCTCGTCGAGGACAAGGTGTTCCAATACCACTTCAAGATGTTCCCGGTGGTTGAGGACGGGCAGCTTACCGGATGTGTCACCACCCAGAAAGTCCGCGAGGTGCCCCGAGAGCAGTGGCCCATGAAGACCGTCGGCGAGATCATGCAGCCCTGCAGCGACGAGAACAGCATTCCGCCCAACGAAGACGCCATGCACGCCCTGACGCGCATGACGCAGGCTCAGGCCAGCCGCCTGATGGTGGTCGACCACGGCACGCTGGTGGGCATCATTACCCTGCGCGACCTGCTGAAGTTCCTCTCGAGCAAGATGGCGCTGGAAAGCGACGAGGAAATCAGAAAGGTCGAGCCCCCGGAAGAGTGA
- a CDS encoding glycoside hydrolase family 99-like domain-containing protein, translating to MQQPYDIAAYYWPAYHDEPRWRRFMPQGQGEWQTIRAAAPKFEGHWQPRVPAWGYQDEADPRVMEQKIAAAAGHGVNVFIFDWYWYENQPFLEEALNRGFLGARNNGDIRFYIMWANHDASTLWDLEQSHAYKQIYPGAVDRPTFDAATRRLIERYFGHPSYYRIDGKPVLSIYEVGTLIRGLGGLDAARDALNALRANVQAAGLPGLHLQAILWRNVPLSKGGVLDDPAGTQEQTLSYLGFDSLTNYQWAHYVAADGPYDAWGRQAVGAWAKWSNEFSVPFYPHVSIGWDTNPRFKTSLHGLVTQTSPALFGGFMREAMDFVDARRLSPRLITVNSWNEWSEGSYLEPDTVFGNGYLEAVRDAMAASTR from the coding sequence ATGCAACAACCTTACGACATCGCGGCGTACTATTGGCCGGCGTATCACGATGAGCCTCGGTGGCGGCGGTTTATGCCCCAGGGGCAGGGCGAGTGGCAGACGATCCGCGCCGCCGCGCCGAAGTTCGAGGGGCACTGGCAGCCGCGCGTGCCGGCCTGGGGATACCAGGACGAGGCCGACCCGCGCGTCATGGAGCAGAAGATCGCCGCGGCGGCTGGGCACGGCGTCAATGTGTTCATCTTCGACTGGTACTGGTACGAGAATCAGCCGTTCCTCGAGGAGGCGCTCAATCGGGGGTTCCTCGGCGCGCGGAACAACGGCGATATCCGCTTCTACATCATGTGGGCCAACCACGACGCCTCGACGCTGTGGGACCTCGAGCAATCGCACGCGTACAAGCAGATCTATCCCGGCGCGGTGGACCGGCCGACGTTCGACGCTGCCACGCGGCGGCTGATCGAGCGGTACTTCGGCCATCCGTCGTACTATCGCATCGACGGCAAACCGGTGCTGTCGATCTATGAGGTCGGCACGCTGATCCGCGGCCTGGGCGGACTCGATGCCGCGCGCGACGCCCTGAACGCCCTGCGCGCCAACGTGCAGGCGGCGGGACTGCCCGGCTTGCACCTCCAGGCCATCCTGTGGCGCAACGTCCCGTTGTCCAAGGGCGGCGTTCTGGACGACCCGGCCGGCACGCAAGAGCAGACGCTCTCGTATCTGGGCTTCGACAGCCTCACTAACTACCAGTGGGCGCACTACGTTGCGGCCGACGGCCCGTATGACGCCTGGGGCCGCCAGGCGGTCGGGGCTTGGGCGAAATGGTCCAACGAGTTCTCCGTGCCGTTCTATCCTCACGTGTCGATCGGGTGGGACACCAATCCGCGGTTCAAGACGTCGCTGCACGGTCTGGTCACGCAGACGAGCCCGGCGCTTTTCGGCGGGTTCATGCGGGAGGCGATGGATTTCGTGGACGCCCGCCGCCTGTCGCCGCGCCTGATCACCGTCAATAGCTGGAACGAGTGGAGCGAGGGGAGCTATCTGGAGCCCGATACGGTGTTCGGCAACGGATATCTCGAAGCCGTCCGCGACGCGATGGCGGCCTCCACGCGGTGA
- a CDS encoding DUF1330 domain-containing protein codes for MAAYAVFTRERLRDAEEMKKYSDQVGPTLEGHPVKVLAAYGPQVMLEGAGVEGVVILEFPSIAAAKAWYDSPAYRKVREHRFKGADYRAVIVEGL; via the coding sequence ATGGCAGCGTACGCTGTGTTCACGCGCGAGAGACTGCGCGATGCGGAAGAGATGAAGAAGTATTCCGATCAGGTCGGCCCGACGCTCGAGGGGCATCCGGTCAAGGTGCTGGCGGCGTATGGGCCGCAGGTGATGCTCGAGGGGGCGGGCGTCGAGGGCGTGGTGATCCTGGAGTTCCCCTCCATCGCCGCGGCCAAGGCCTGGTACGACAGCCCGGCGTATCGCAAGGTGCGCGAGCACCGCTTCAAAGGCGCCGACTACCGAGCCGTGATCGTCGAAGGGCTCTGA